Proteins from a single region of Lysinibacillus sp. JNUCC-52:
- a CDS encoding Na+/H+ antiporter subunit D, with product MNNFLLLPIIIPFFFGMILMFGQKNLKYQRSFALLGILLAFISAISLLMKVKHDGLQKVTFGNWPVPYGITMVSDMMSALLVTTTLLIAFFVVWYGFGSITKERERFFYYPGIMFILTGVNGAFTTGDIFNLFVFFEVLLMASYLLIVLGGEKGQLKGSIKYILINVISSALFVITVAFLYSVVGTLNMADIAVKISDINQPGIITVIAVLFLMVFGLKAAIFPLYFWLPTSYAAAPIPVLTLFGALLTKVGVYAITRTYTLFFVHDLSYTHHLLMILAIGTIIAGCIGALAYFDVKLIIIYNIVIAVGVILFGVSQMNEVALKGAMFYLIHDMLIKAALFMLIGIVIYITGTSDLRKMGGLMKKYPVLGWFYLIAAFGLAGIPPLSGFVGKLLIVQGGFEAGSMWSSIFILASSLLVLLSVIRIFLYAFWGEEKETTGTVDKKVYTTLFVPTVVLVLITVAYGVGSEWITPFMDDAAKLLNDPSIYIDAVMKED from the coding sequence ATGAATAACTTCCTTTTACTACCAATCATCATTCCGTTCTTCTTCGGTATGATTTTAATGTTTGGGCAGAAAAATTTAAAATATCAGCGCTCGTTTGCTTTACTGGGAATCCTACTCGCTTTCATATCAGCCATTTCCCTATTGATGAAAGTAAAACATGATGGTCTGCAAAAGGTGACATTCGGGAATTGGCCAGTACCTTATGGTATAACAATGGTTTCTGATATGATGTCAGCACTATTAGTAACAACGACATTGCTCATTGCATTCTTCGTTGTGTGGTATGGCTTTGGTTCTATCACAAAAGAGCGAGAACGCTTTTTCTATTACCCTGGTATTATGTTTATTTTAACAGGTGTGAATGGCGCATTTACGACAGGGGATATTTTTAACTTATTCGTATTCTTTGAAGTACTGTTAATGGCGTCGTATTTATTAATTGTACTAGGTGGAGAAAAAGGACAACTGAAAGGCTCCATTAAATATATTTTAATCAATGTCATTTCTTCTGCATTGTTTGTTATTACGGTAGCTTTTCTTTACTCCGTTGTAGGCACATTGAATATGGCAGACATTGCAGTGAAAATTAGCGACATTAATCAGCCAGGTATCATAACCGTTATTGCTGTGTTATTTTTAATGGTATTTGGTTTAAAAGCGGCGATTTTCCCGCTTTACTTCTGGCTTCCAACTTCATATGCAGCTGCACCCATTCCTGTGTTAACACTATTTGGGGCACTTTTAACAAAAGTTGGCGTTTATGCGATTACTCGCACATATACATTATTTTTCGTCCATGATTTATCGTATACACATCATTTGTTAATGATATTAGCGATTGGAACGATTATTGCAGGCTGTATCGGGGCACTTGCCTATTTCGATGTCAAACTTATTATTATCTACAACATTGTGATTGCAGTCGGTGTCATTTTATTTGGTGTATCTCAAATGAATGAAGTAGCGTTAAAGGGTGCGATGTTTTACTTAATCCATGACATGCTAATTAAGGCTGCTCTCTTTATGTTGATTGGTATTGTCATTTACATTACAGGCACATCAGATTTACGTAAGATGGGCGGTCTTATGAAAAAGTACCCTGTGCTAGGCTGGTTTTATTTAATAGCTGCCTTCGGTTTAGCTGGCATTCCCCCACTTAGTGGTTTTGTGGGCAAGCTGTTAATCGTTCAAGGGGGCTTTGAGGCTGGAAGCATGTGGAGTAGTATTTTTATTTTAGCCTCCTCTTTACTTGTGTTACTTTCTGTTATTCGTATTTTCCTTTATGCCTTCTGGGGTGAGGAAAAAGAAACAACAGGTACTGTCGATAAAAAAGTATATACTACCCTTTTTGTGCCAACTGTCGTATTAGTGCTTATTACAGTAGCATACGGTGTCGGTTCAGAGTGGATTACACCATTTATGGATGATGCTGCAAAACTATTAAATGACCCATCTATTTATATAGATGCTGTAATGAAGGAG
- a CDS encoding Na(+)/H(+) antiporter subunit C — protein MEIIMAFVIGFLFMAAVYLILSKSLLRIIIGTGLLSHGAHLLILTMGGLTGEAPPVLKDGAKTFADPLPQALILTAIVISFGVTAFFLVLAYRSYQELETDDISLMRGSDEDE, from the coding sequence ATGGAAATAATTATGGCGTTTGTCATTGGCTTTTTGTTTATGGCAGCTGTTTATTTAATATTATCGAAAAGCTTATTACGCATTATTATTGGTACTGGACTTTTAAGTCACGGTGCACATTTACTCATTTTAACAATGGGTGGACTGACAGGGGAAGCTCCTCCTGTATTAAAAGATGGGGCCAAAACATTTGCGGACCCTTTACCACAAGCTTTAATTTTAACCGCGATTGTTATTAGTTTTGGGGTAACGGCTTTCTTCCTAGTACTTGCCTATCGCTCGTATCAGGAGCTAGAAACTGATGATATTAGTTTAATGAGAGGAAGTGATGAGGATGAATAA
- a CDS encoding Na(+)/H(+) antiporter subunit B, whose protein sequence is MKTNDVIIQFTAKIVFFIIFFFSIHIFLAGHYTPGGGFVGGLLTSSAIVLLVLAFDLNTVRNVLPINYTYLTATGLLLALATAAFPMFLGKPFFTHFFDYFDLPLLGKQSLHTAMLFDSGVYLVVVGVTMTIIQTIGEDE, encoded by the coding sequence ATGAAAACAAATGATGTGATAATACAATTTACAGCTAAAATTGTATTCTTCATTATTTTCTTCTTCTCCATTCATATTTTTTTAGCTGGTCATTATACACCAGGTGGAGGCTTTGTTGGTGGACTTTTAACATCCAGTGCCATCGTGCTTTTAGTACTTGCCTTTGATTTAAACACTGTACGCAATGTTTTACCGATTAACTATACGTATTTAACTGCAACGGGCTTATTATTGGCACTTGCAACAGCGGCATTCCCTATGTTTTTAGGGAAACCATTTTTCACACATTTCTTTGATTATTTCGATTTACCGCTTCTAGGTAAGCAATCCTTACACACTGCCATGCTTTTTGACAGCGGTGTTTACTTGGTTGTTGTTGGCGTTACGATGACCATTATTCAAACGATTGGAGAGGATGAATAA
- a CDS encoding Na+/H+ antiporter subunit A, whose translation MLQVLYIFIPMLAAIFVPFIYKSIKNIHTGWFVLAVPATLAIIYATYIARVAQGEVFYDGIPWIPSLDISIVSYLDGLSLLFSLLITGIGSLVVLYSIFYLDKHKEKLHNFYVYLLLFMTAMLGVVQSDHLISLYFFWELTSISSFLLIGYWYTRDASRFGALKSMMITVFGGLMMLGGFILLYLMGGTYSIRELIAMAPNLVQHPLFTWALVLLLLGAFTKSAQFPFYIWLPDAMEAPTPVSAYLHSATMVKAGIYLVARFTPIYAASELWVWLVTGIGLLTLFWGSFFAVKQTDLKGILAFSTVSQLGLIMSLLGAGAVAFHVNGAADSVFKYAAFAAIFHLINHATFKGSLFMIAGIIDHETGTRDIRKLGGLMSIMPLSFTVAAIGSFSMAGLPPFNGFLSKEMFLTAMLALQNFEFFGFDTWGVLFPIVAWIASIFTFIYSFYFVFRTFTGKYKPELYTHKPHEAPIGMLISPMILASLVVIIFFIPNIIGDTFVKPAVQAIQPFLYDLPEDINIHVAAWHGGLTPELIMTIGIVIIGVLLFVGLPKWQGIYNLFPRALTLNNAYDKAMYGLDVGLNRVSRLYMTGSMRHYLLYMFSAIAVISIGTLFAKDAFSLSFEGAAPIRSYQLILIVVLIIGTAITIFAKSRLTAIIGLGSVGYTVALFFVMFNAPDLALTQLVIETISVALFLLAFYHLPKLGKREERMRFQLNRAVISIAVGVMVTLIALSAHSQKLVPTISKYYEETVYSLAGGGNIVNVILVDYRGFDTLFEITVLGIAGMAILAMIKLRMNRKEKSHENK comes from the coding sequence TTGTTACAAGTACTCTATATTTTCATCCCGATGCTTGCTGCAATATTTGTGCCTTTTATATATAAAAGCATTAAAAATATTCACACAGGCTGGTTTGTTCTTGCAGTGCCTGCAACACTCGCCATTATTTACGCAACTTATATAGCGAGAGTTGCCCAAGGAGAAGTGTTTTATGATGGGATACCTTGGATTCCATCGCTCGATATTTCGATCGTATCGTATTTAGATGGACTTAGTTTACTGTTTTCGTTACTCATTACAGGAATTGGCTCACTCGTTGTGCTTTACTCCATTTTCTACTTAGATAAACATAAAGAAAAACTACATAATTTTTATGTTTACTTATTATTATTTATGACTGCAATGCTCGGGGTTGTACAATCTGACCATTTAATTTCATTGTACTTCTTCTGGGAGTTAACGTCGATTTCATCATTCCTACTTATTGGATATTGGTACACACGTGATGCTTCTCGCTTTGGTGCACTAAAATCCATGATGATTACAGTCTTTGGCGGCTTAATGATGTTAGGAGGATTTATCCTTCTTTATTTAATGGGTGGAACATATTCAATTCGTGAACTCATTGCAATGGCACCAAACCTAGTGCAACATCCATTGTTCACATGGGCACTTGTTTTATTACTCCTAGGCGCATTTACAAAATCTGCACAATTCCCATTCTACATTTGGTTACCAGATGCCATGGAAGCACCGACACCTGTCAGCGCATACTTACACTCTGCAACAATGGTAAAAGCAGGCATTTACTTAGTTGCTCGCTTTACACCAATTTATGCAGCTTCTGAGCTATGGGTTTGGCTTGTTACAGGAATAGGTTTGTTAACACTATTCTGGGGTTCGTTCTTTGCAGTAAAACAAACCGATTTAAAAGGAATTTTAGCATTTTCTACTGTCAGTCAGCTTGGATTAATTATGTCGTTACTCGGCGCTGGGGCAGTTGCATTTCATGTAAACGGTGCAGCTGATTCAGTGTTTAAATATGCGGCCTTTGCAGCCATTTTCCACCTAATCAACCATGCCACATTTAAAGGTAGCTTATTCATGATTGCTGGGATTATTGATCATGAAACAGGTACTCGTGATATTCGTAAGCTTGGAGGATTAATGAGCATTATGCCGCTTAGCTTTACAGTGGCGGCTATTGGCAGCTTCTCAATGGCAGGTTTACCACCATTTAATGGTTTTCTAAGTAAGGAAATGTTTTTAACAGCTATGTTAGCACTTCAAAATTTTGAATTTTTTGGTTTTGATACATGGGGTGTTCTCTTCCCTATCGTTGCTTGGATAGCGAGTATTTTTACGTTTATTTATAGTTTCTACTTTGTATTTAGAACATTTACAGGAAAATATAAACCAGAGCTTTACACGCATAAACCACATGAGGCGCCAATTGGTATGCTAATATCACCGATGATTTTAGCATCATTAGTAGTCATTATTTTCTTCATCCCTAATATTATTGGGGATACGTTTGTCAAACCAGCAGTACAAGCTATTCAGCCTTTTTTATATGATCTTCCTGAAGATATCAATATTCACGTGGCTGCCTGGCATGGGGGTCTAACACCAGAATTAATCATGACTATCGGTATTGTCATTATAGGTGTCCTTTTATTTGTTGGCTTACCTAAATGGCAAGGCATTTATAATCTATTCCCACGTGCTCTTACGCTCAATAATGCCTATGACAAAGCAATGTACGGTTTAGATGTCGGATTAAATCGTGTATCCCGTCTTTATATGACTGGTTCAATGCGCCACTACTTATTGTATATGTTTAGTGCTATTGCCGTTATTTCCATTGGGACATTATTTGCCAAGGATGCCTTTTCATTATCATTTGAAGGTGCGGCACCAATTCGATCTTACCAATTAATTTTAATTGTCGTGTTAATTATCGGCACAGCGATAACTATTTTTGCGAAGTCACGTCTTACAGCAATTATTGGACTTGGCTCTGTCGGTTACACTGTCGCATTATTCTTCGTTATGTTCAATGCACCTGATTTAGCATTAACACAGCTAGTAATTGAAACTATTTCTGTTGCATTATTTTTATTGGCGTTTTATCATCTTCCGAAACTCGGAAAACGTGAGGAACGCATGCGCTTTCAGTTAAATCGTGCAGTTATCTCCATCGCAGTTGGTGTGATGGTGACGCTTATAGCTTTATCGGCACATTCTCAAAAGCTTGTGCCGACTATCTCAAAATATTACGAAGAAACCGTCTATTCTTTAGCGGGTGGCGGCAACATCGTCAATGTTATTTTAGTAGACTACCGTGGCTTTGATACATTATTTGAAATTACAGTGTTAGGTATTGCTGGAATGGCAATTTTAGCAATGATTAAGCTGCGTATGAATAGAAAGGAGAAATCGCATGAAAACAAATGA
- a CDS encoding DUF5366 family protein: protein MRNPYIYGYLPLITILLFSLTFGMYAVGEALQIFQAIGVYSGMREFLSDFELRVLLLVVFAVIFFMAISALKLVGETIHELGMLFFSKDNEGAAVSQARGGYVILFIGAMCSVFAIQSIYALAGIFVLTIFVYFIYLIYKMSLFMSMGGTIGLLIFELFMWTILFSLLVYVILKLYNGVLASLPFAK from the coding sequence ATGAGGAACCCTTACATATATGGTTATTTACCATTAATTACAATTTTATTGTTTAGTTTAACGTTCGGTATGTATGCAGTAGGCGAAGCATTACAAATCTTCCAAGCAATCGGTGTTTATTCAGGAATGCGTGAATTTTTATCGGATTTTGAATTACGTGTATTATTGCTTGTTGTATTTGCAGTTATTTTTTTTATGGCAATTTCAGCGCTTAAATTAGTTGGAGAAACAATTCATGAACTAGGAATGTTATTTTTTTCAAAAGATAATGAAGGGGCAGCGGTAAGCCAAGCACGTGGAGGCTATGTCATTTTATTTATTGGAGCTATGTGTTCTGTCTTTGCTATTCAATCGATTTATGCATTAGCGGGTATATTCGTATTAACGATTTTTGTTTATTTCATTTATCTTATCTATAAAATGAGCCTTTTTATGTCCATGGGGGGAACGATTGGATTACTAATATTTGAGCTTTTCATGTGGACAATATTATTTTCGTTATTAGTTTATGTCATTTTAAAATTGTATAACGGTGTACTGGCAAGCCTTCCTTTTGCAAAATAG
- a CDS encoding transglycosylase domain-containing protein, whose product MKKVFGFIIITLCLPTIWWIGTNIRTELNTAQAHEEQIEGTIDVPDVQVQLPVTLIDQNGQTFSEEYVEWRQPLTLQEIPQIAQEIFIASEDADFYEHIGFDLSAIIRAVVANSNANATSQGGSTITQQLVRMRYLSDEKTYERKLTELFYAYELEKKYDKDAILTMYLNESYFSNQVYGIGSAATFYFQKSIQDLSIAEIAFISAIPNNPSLYNPLKNFDETKARQERLLDTLAASGAITKEDATSYKAAPIILNVKNKMQSYPMYSTYVLQELRWLVAEKEGYKDRLQNTQSEEEKKSIQTQLDNRLHTLFQNGLTIYTALDPAKQNYDEQHMTAILGTGELQAAGAVINNTSREIISLYAGKNYEKFDYHRAFQGPRQPGSAFKPLAVYAPFFETSTHTPDSIVNGGSYCVGSFCPQNYGGYKYGDVTIRTAFRNSYNTSALRLFNAVGVDTAFSYLDRFHFRSIVAKDHTYAASLGGLTYGVTALELADAYTSFIDGSYVLAHSIRKVTANDGTVLYSWDSERDQIWSPKTVKYMRELLAEVVTNGTGQGVYNNSNYVGAKTGTTNDYRDYWLAGLNDQYTAAVWLGYDKPQPMEKLEAYKIHHKLFNVLLE is encoded by the coding sequence ATGAAAAAGGTTTTTGGTTTTATTATTATTACTCTATGTTTACCTACCATTTGGTGGATTGGAACGAATATACGAACAGAGTTGAATACAGCTCAAGCGCACGAAGAACAAATCGAAGGGACAATTGATGTGCCTGACGTACAAGTTCAACTTCCCGTTACATTAATAGATCAGAATGGTCAAACCTTTAGCGAAGAATATGTCGAATGGCGACAACCATTAACACTGCAAGAAATTCCACAAATTGCCCAGGAAATTTTTATTGCTAGTGAGGATGCTGACTTTTATGAACATATCGGCTTCGATCTAAGTGCCATTATTCGTGCTGTTGTCGCAAACTCTAACGCTAATGCCACATCACAAGGTGGCAGTACCATTACACAACAGCTTGTTCGAATGCGCTATCTATCTGATGAAAAAACGTACGAACGTAAATTAACGGAATTATTTTATGCCTACGAACTAGAAAAAAAATACGATAAAGATGCAATTTTAACAATGTATTTAAATGAATCTTATTTTAGCAACCAAGTTTATGGCATCGGAAGTGCCGCGACTTTTTATTTTCAAAAATCAATTCAAGATTTATCAATTGCTGAAATTGCTTTTATTTCCGCTATTCCAAACAACCCATCACTTTATAATCCTTTGAAAAATTTTGATGAAACAAAGGCAAGACAGGAACGGCTACTCGATACACTCGCTGCAAGTGGCGCAATTACAAAAGAAGATGCCACTTCTTATAAAGCAGCACCAATAATATTAAATGTCAAAAATAAGATGCAAAGCTATCCGATGTATAGCACTTATGTTCTTCAAGAGCTACGTTGGCTTGTAGCCGAAAAAGAGGGCTACAAAGATCGACTTCAAAATACACAAAGTGAAGAAGAAAAAAAGTCGATTCAAACACAACTAGACAACCGTCTCCACACTTTGTTTCAAAATGGGTTAACTATTTATACTGCCCTTGATCCAGCTAAACAAAATTATGATGAACAGCATATGACAGCTATATTAGGAACTGGGGAATTGCAGGCAGCAGGAGCTGTTATTAATAACACTTCGCGTGAAATTATCAGCCTCTATGCTGGTAAAAATTACGAGAAGTTTGACTATCATCGAGCTTTTCAAGGACCAAGACAGCCTGGTTCAGCATTTAAGCCACTTGCTGTCTACGCACCTTTTTTTGAAACGAGCACACATACGCCTGATTCCATCGTAAACGGTGGTAGTTATTGTGTCGGTTCTTTTTGCCCTCAAAACTATGGGGGGTATAAATATGGGGATGTGACTATTCGTACAGCATTCCGTAATAGTTATAATACTTCCGCGCTTCGTCTTTTTAACGCTGTTGGAGTGGATACGGCATTTAGTTACCTTGATCGATTCCATTTCCGCTCCATCGTAGCAAAGGATCATACGTACGCCGCTTCATTGGGTGGATTAACGTACGGTGTCACAGCACTTGAGCTAGCAGATGCCTATACAAGCTTTATTGATGGCTCATATGTCTTGGCACATAGTATTCGCAAGGTGACGGCAAATGATGGTACCGTGCTATATAGCTGGGATTCGGAACGCGATCAAATATGGTCGCCCAAAACGGTAAAATATATGCGGGAGTTACTTGCTGAGGTTGTAACAAATGGGACGGGGCAAGGTGTTTATAATAATAGTAATTATGTTGGGGCTAAGACTGGTACGACAAATGATTACCGCGATTATTGGCTCGCGGGCTTAAATGATCAGTATACAGCCGCTGTCTGGCTAGGCTATGATAAACCTCAACCAATGGAAAAACTAGAAGCGTATAAAATCCATCACAAGCTATTTAATGTTTTACTAGAGTAA
- a CDS encoding peptidylprolyl isomerase, producing the protein MFPQLTTEVQEGEVLVEMKTTLGALKIKLFPKQAPKTVENFLGHAKSGYYDGIIFHRVIQDFMIQGGDPTGTGMGGESIWGNSFEDEFSDELFNLRGALSMANAGPNTNGSQFFIVQMKHLPSDMLRQLQGAGFPEEIIEAYAKNGGTPWLDHKHSVFGHVVEGMDIVDKIADVAKDNRDKPLEDVKIESITVFE; encoded by the coding sequence ATGTTTCCACAATTAACAACAGAAGTACAAGAAGGCGAAGTACTAGTAGAAATGAAAACAACTTTAGGTGCTTTAAAAATTAAACTATTTCCAAAACAAGCACCAAAAACTGTTGAAAATTTCTTAGGTCATGCAAAATCAGGTTATTACGATGGCATCATTTTCCACCGTGTTATTCAAGATTTCATGATTCAAGGCGGTGACCCTACTGGTACAGGTATGGGCGGTGAGTCAATTTGGGGTAACTCATTTGAAGATGAGTTTTCTGATGAATTATTTAACCTACGTGGTGCACTTTCAATGGCAAACGCTGGTCCAAACACAAATGGTTCACAATTCTTTATCGTACAAATGAAACACCTGCCAAGCGATATGCTGCGCCAACTTCAAGGTGCTGGTTTCCCAGAAGAAATTATTGAGGCATATGCTAAAAACGGTGGGACACCATGGTTAGACCATAAACACTCTGTATTCGGTCATGTTGTAGAAGGTATGGATATCGTTGATAAAATTGCTGATGTAGCAAAAGATAACCGCGATAAACCGCTTGAAGATGTTAAAATTGAGTCAATTACAGTTTTTGAATAA
- a CDS encoding IS1182 family transposase, protein MMSKNQINERDQLEMLTIDQLVPQDHLVRKLEAAIDFSFIYPLVENLYSSLGRPSIDPVVLFKMTFIQYVFGIRSMRQTIKEIETNMAYRWFLGFGFHTEVPHFSTFGKNYARRFQDTNVFEQIFYRILKEIMNRGLLHADHVFIDSTHVKASANKRKYDKKVVRKETRAYEEKLQLELNIDREENGKKPFPPQKFKKDEWKEIKESTTDPESGYYVKDERTKQFAYSFHAATDEKGFVLGTIVTPGNVHDSYVLQPLVEKIIEKVKKPLAIAADAAYKTPAITNFLLENQMLPVLPYTRPKTKDGFFRKHEYVYDEYYNCYLCPQGQVLKYTTTTKEGYRQYKSNPTICANCPLLSQCTESRNHQKLIQRHIWETYMEEAEHLRHSYDIKQIYAKRKETIERVFADAKEKHGMRWTTLRGLKKLSMQAMLTFAAMNLKKLATWTWQAAS, encoded by the coding sequence ATGATGTCGAAAAATCAAATCAATGAACGTGACCAATTAGAAATGCTGACAATTGACCAATTGGTGCCACAAGACCATTTAGTTCGAAAACTAGAGGCAGCGATTGATTTTTCGTTTATCTATCCATTAGTCGAAAACCTCTATTCATCTTTAGGGCGTCCAAGTATTGACCCCGTTGTTCTCTTTAAAATGACCTTTATTCAATACGTTTTTGGTATTCGCTCTATGCGTCAAACTATCAAAGAAATTGAAACGAATATGGCCTATCGCTGGTTTTTAGGTTTTGGCTTCCATACAGAAGTTCCTCACTTCTCTACCTTCGGTAAAAATTATGCACGACGCTTCCAAGACACAAATGTGTTTGAACAGATATTCTATCGTATTCTAAAAGAAATTATGAATCGAGGGCTCCTTCATGCGGACCATGTATTTATTGATTCGACGCATGTAAAAGCGAGCGCCAATAAACGAAAGTATGATAAAAAAGTCGTTCGAAAAGAAACACGTGCTTATGAAGAGAAACTCCAACTGGAATTAAATATTGATCGTGAGGAAAACGGAAAAAAGCCCTTCCCTCCACAGAAATTTAAAAAAGATGAATGGAAAGAAATCAAAGAAAGTACGACAGACCCTGAGAGTGGTTATTATGTTAAGGATGAACGGACTAAGCAGTTTGCGTATTCATTTCATGCAGCGACAGATGAAAAAGGCTTTGTATTAGGAACGATTGTGACTCCAGGAAATGTGCACGATAGCTATGTATTGCAGCCACTTGTTGAAAAAATCATTGAAAAAGTGAAAAAGCCATTAGCGATTGCTGCGGACGCTGCTTATAAAACACCTGCCATCACTAACTTTTTATTAGAGAATCAAATGTTACCTGTTCTCCCTTATACACGTCCTAAAACAAAAGATGGTTTCTTTCGAAAGCACGAATATGTGTACGATGAGTACTATAATTGTTATCTTTGCCCACAAGGGCAGGTATTGAAATATACGACAACGACGAAGGAAGGGTATCGCCAATATAAATCGAATCCAACGATTTGTGCGAATTGCCCCTTGCTATCACAATGTACAGAAAGCAGGAATCATCAAAAACTGATTCAACGGCATATATGGGAAACCTATATGGAAGAAGCTGAACATTTGCGCCATTCCTATGATATTAAACAAATTTATGCAAAGCGCAAAGAAACGATAGAACGTGTCTTTGCGGATGCAAAAGAAAAGCATGGTATGCGATGGACAACCTTAAGAGGTCTTAAAAAATTGTCCATGCAGGCGATGCTTACTTTTGCTGCCATGAATTTGAAAAAGCTTGCTACTTGGACATGGCAAGCTGCTTCATAG
- a CDS encoding MalY/PatB family protein: protein MSIFDQTLNRRYTNSVKWDAMEKIYGLNDTTEILPMWIADMDFAPPTAVSKALQKHAEGAIFGYGFVCEEVKQSIVDWQYNRYNWHIEKEFISFSHGVVSALANILTALTNVGDKVLISTPVYPPFFNIPKSNGREVVTCPLVEKDGMFVYDFEAFEQTLAQDIKAYILCNPHNPGGYVWDEATLKEIIRLCAKYDVLIISDEIHADLMLDGAQHTPLAKIAGDEIDRVITCMAPTKTFNLAGIQVSYIIATDKKKRLLLEAVNMASGQGSLNSFAPIALQAAYTEGLPWLEELLPYISNNMDYVISELTQLPGIHIAKPQGTYLLWIDCRQLGIDEKEIMKQLLEVGKLALEPGSKYGEEGRGFLRMNVACSFDTVKDAVARFKLACQSLKQF, encoded by the coding sequence TTGTCTATTTTCGATCAAACTTTAAATCGTCGCTATACTAACTCAGTAAAATGGGACGCAATGGAGAAAATTTATGGCCTAAACGATACGACAGAAATATTACCAATGTGGATAGCAGACATGGACTTTGCTCCACCAACAGCTGTTTCAAAGGCATTACAAAAGCATGCGGAGGGTGCCATTTTTGGTTATGGCTTTGTATGTGAGGAAGTAAAACAGTCGATAGTTGACTGGCAATACAATCGTTATAATTGGCACATCGAAAAAGAATTCATTTCTTTTAGCCACGGGGTTGTATCAGCATTAGCAAATATTCTAACCGCATTGACTAATGTAGGTGATAAGGTACTTATTTCAACACCTGTCTATCCGCCATTTTTTAATATCCCAAAAAGCAATGGTCGTGAGGTCGTAACTTGTCCGTTAGTAGAAAAAGACGGTATGTTTGTCTATGATTTTGAGGCATTTGAACAAACACTTGCCCAAGATATTAAAGCTTACATATTGTGTAACCCACATAATCCAGGTGGTTATGTATGGGATGAAGCCACACTAAAAGAGATTATTCGTCTTTGTGCAAAGTATGACGTTCTAATTATTTCAGATGAAATCCACGCAGATTTAATGTTAGATGGTGCCCAGCATACTCCGCTTGCAAAAATTGCAGGTGATGAAATCGATCGTGTAATTACATGTATGGCACCGACAAAAACATTTAACCTTGCAGGTATCCAAGTGTCTTATATTATTGCAACAGATAAGAAAAAACGCCTTCTATTAGAGGCAGTTAATATGGCCAGTGGTCAAGGATCATTAAACAGCTTTGCTCCTATTGCTCTGCAAGCCGCTTACACTGAAGGATTACCATGGCTAGAAGAGTTACTTCCTTATATTTCTAATAATATGGATTATGTCATTAGCGAGTTAACGCAATTACCTGGCATACACATTGCAAAACCTCAAGGCACATACTTGCTGTGGATTGATTGTCGTCAATTAGGCATCGACGAAAAAGAAATAATGAAGCAACTGCTTGAAGTTGGAAAACTTGCATTAGAACCAGGTTCAAAATATGGTGAAGAAGGCCGTGGCTTCCTACGCATGAACGTCGCGTGCTCATTTGATACTGTAAAAGATGCAGTCGCTCGCTTTAAGCTTGCGTGCCAGTCACTCAAACAATTCTGA
- a CDS encoding DUF1871 family protein yields the protein MENIKMNRAAVHLLAEWDPFHIGAEHYDTETADVVAALQSIDDPSALAKVIQETYEHSFEQWIPIEDCVAISYKLIAIKFEAKCII from the coding sequence TTGGAAAATATAAAAATGAATCGAGCAGCCGTACATCTGCTAGCGGAGTGGGATCCTTTCCACATCGGAGCTGAGCATTATGATACAGAAACAGCAGATGTTGTTGCAGCATTACAAAGTATTGATGACCCCTCAGCACTTGCAAAGGTCATTCAAGAAACTTACGAGCACTCGTTTGAGCAATGGATTCCAATTGAAGATTGTGTTGCCATTTCATACAAACTAATTGCCATTAAGTTTGAAGCAAAATGCATTATTTAA